The Streptococcus pantholopis genome has a segment encoding these proteins:
- a CDS encoding PTS glucitol/sorbitol transporter subunit IIA, which translates to MTKIFEATVLAVGPEAAGMITDANMLILFGEEAPDDLAEYCYKIDNKNLSGSISVGGRLLVDGVNCEITAVGSVVEKNLRGLGHITVSLDGSPQESLPGTLHVAPQAELELKEGTVIQLFA; encoded by the coding sequence ATGACAAAAATTTTTGAAGCAACTGTACTTGCAGTCGGTCCGGAGGCTGCAGGGATGATTACCGATGCTAACATGCTGATTCTTTTCGGGGAGGAAGCACCTGATGATTTAGCAGAATACTGCTATAAAATTGATAATAAAAATTTAAGCGGCTCTATCTCCGTTGGCGGCCGTCTGCTTGTTGACGGTGTTAACTGCGAGATTACAGCTGTTGGCAGTGTTGTTGAGAAAAATTTACGCGGTCTTGGCCATATTACTGTTTCCTTGGACGGATCGCCTCAAGAAAGTCTCCCCGGGACCCTGCATGTTGCACCTCAGGCAGAACTAGAACTCAAGGAAGGCACTGTCATTCAGCTGTTTGCATAA